A window from Peromyscus eremicus chromosome 1, PerEre_H2_v1, whole genome shotgun sequence encodes these proteins:
- the Kcne3 gene encoding potassium voltage-gated channel subfamily E member 3, translating to METSNGTETWYKSLHAVLKALNATLHSHLLCRPGPGPGPGPDNQTEERRASLPGRDDNSYMYILFVMFLFAVTVGSLILGYTRSRKVDKRSDPYHVYIKNRVSMI from the coding sequence atggagaCTTCCAATGGGACTGAGACCTGGTACAAGAGCCTCCATGCTGTGCTGAAGGCTCTGAATGCTACCCTTCACAGTCACTTGCTCTGCCGGCCCGGGCCAGGGCCAGGACCCGGGCCAGACAACCAAACTGAAGAGCGTCGGGCTAGCCTTCCTGGCCGTGATGACAACTCCTACATGTATATTCTCTTTGTCATGTTCCTATTTGCTGTCACTGTGGGCAGTCTCATCCTGGGATACACGCGTTCACGCAAAGTGGACAAACGTAGTGACCCCTATCACGTGTACATCAAGAACCGCGTGTCTATGATCTGA
- the Lipt2 gene encoding putative lipoyltransferase 2, mitochondrial, protein MQLPAVRLVWLGRARYSELLALQEHWLRRLQADPRPGTPSGTEAGALLLCEPAGPVYTGGLRGGLTPEETTRLRALGAEVRATGRGGLATFHGPGQLLCHPVLDLRRLGLRLRTHVAALEACAVRLCELRGLRGARARPPPYTGVWLGERKICAIGVRCGRHITSHGLALNCSTDLTWFEHIVPCGLVGTGVTSLSEALQRLVTVDEVMPSFLVAFQETFKCTLISEDSPR, encoded by the exons ATGCAGCTGCCCGCGGTCCGGCTAGTGTGGCTCGGGCGGGCTCGCTACTCCGAGCTGCTGGCACTGCAGGAGCATTGGCTGCGGCGGCTGCAGGCCGACCCTCGCCCCGGGACCCCGTCGGGGACCGAGGCGGGCGCGCTCTTGCTCTGCGAGCCAGCGGGGCCCGTGTACACGGGCGGGCTACGCGGCGGCCTGACGCCCGAGGAGACTACGCGGCTGAGGGCCTTGGGCGCCGAGGTGCGCGCCACCGGCCGCGGCGGTCTGGCCACTTTCCACGGCCCCGGCCAGCTGCTCTGCCACCCGGTGCTTGACCTGCGGCGCCTAGGCCTGCGCCTGCGCACCCACGTGGCGGCGCTGGAGGCGTGCGCCGTGCGCCTGTGCGAGCTCCGGGGCCTTCGGGGAGCTCGCGCGCGGCCGCCACCCTACACCGGTGTCTGGCTGGGCGAGCGCAAGATTTGCGCGATCG GAGTCCGCTGTGGAAGGCACATCACATCCCACGGCCTGGCTCTGAACTGTTCTACAGACCTCACTTGGTTTGAGCACATTGTGCCCTGTGGCCTAGTTGGGACAGGAGTCACTTCCCTGAGTGAGGCACTCCAGAGACTCGTCACTGTGGATGAAGTAATGCCATCTTTCCTTGTGGCCTTCCAGGAGACTTTCAAGTGCACGTTAATCTCTGAGGACAGCCCCAGATGA